A stretch of Anaeromyxobacter dehalogenans 2CP-1 DNA encodes these proteins:
- a CDS encoding DUF3857 domain-containing protein produces the protein MNLRVLPALAAASLSLLAARAGAADAPWEGAPFSADPKAMLAAAQALAPPKAAGVDVLLEEGRFRYDARGALTLEHRLVFRLLTAEAARSWSRVERSYAPWQQARPELRARVITAQGEVHELDPSTLTEQGVADRADLMYSDRRAVAGPLPAVRAGSLVEELIVVRDTAPAFDGGTSTRFFLAQALPARRIRVEVAAPAGLPLRWVVRGIDAAPKETKDRGERRLVIDRRDVPGWTAVEPGAPRDTPPAPYLAFGWGRSWADVSARYAATWERQLAGSDLAAAAREALGEGKAPDRAEAVRRVVAWVHRSVRYTGLELGEAALVPATPTEVLKRRYGDCKDLSLLVAGLLRAAGHDARLALVRTDWHEVNPELPGISQFDHVVVRVEGSPAIWVDATDPYTPPGVLPPAVEGRLALVTPGGRELVRTPERAAADNRVRIVRELFMAESGRGRIRETRELVGALAASERAFRERIPPERRDEVAEHYAKEVLRAAEVLSATTEGLDDPSAPLRLVVDAKETDAVRTADDEAALPVTPDQVFDALPGFLTGDPEGHAAAPAKRTADLLLVVPYQWEVTYRIHAPDGFQPRPLPASTTERFGPATYSQAYALEPDGTVTATFRLDTGGRRLSAADAARLGKRAREVVRGGSPVVALDRTAAALLAAGKVPEALAEMRRLAALHPKEALHHVQLAAALVRLGFSEQAAAEVRQAIALEPDSAWAHRILGWILQHDAVGRYQGPGHDRAGALAAYRKAKDLDPDHAGGRAALAELLAREANGAPAATIGEAIEEFEAIRSDLHEQAFDGPYLRTLFDAGRDADAEKLARDVPRGRERDALLLAAVAMQRGAPAAEDEARGMGEGRRDALRDAARLMVGRRSYAAAAALAGAAAQGAPNAAEIRQQADLFLGLKPWESLAPQGSEAARLVKRLFVVALRSPEPGKELPGMVARARLGPELARIADQGLGGPVAGARRSLHEQGIPPDVLLDLVLSRVEMLEDGDPRAAVRVRVQFPFTPGDGRSAVFVVRDGKEPKVLATDTAWPILGAEALRLAGAGDLAGARRWLDWARETLPGAESDPSTPAGVLARLWRPGAEAGAPEVRRAAAAVLAWADEAGRTLPTLSEARAQAADPAERRALGFALAQAYRAAGKREDQLRVARELLQDDPASREAFALGAVALADLKRPADLEALAAGVLQRLPDDPEVLGLLGNLRLGAGKVDEAAKAFRRLIDAGKASPLVLNNAAWLELFRATPGKDALDWARRAVEGERGQNHPSLNTLAAIYAASGQPAEAREVFLRSLDVSGDALEPADWFVFGRIAEAWGVPEAARAAYARVAPDPLDPTAPHALAQRRLALLGPAPAVPGAPAQPVPAGPAPAAAPVVKPAGPAPAPAPSAAPPPAPATPDGAKPGKKAPARKKPAPPAPKAPAAGERPA, from the coding sequence ATGAACCTCCGTGTCCTCCCCGCGCTCGCCGCCGCGAGCCTGTCCCTCCTCGCCGCTCGCGCCGGCGCCGCCGACGCGCCGTGGGAGGGCGCGCCGTTCTCCGCCGACCCGAAGGCGATGCTCGCCGCCGCCCAGGCGCTCGCGCCGCCGAAGGCGGCCGGGGTGGACGTGCTGCTCGAGGAGGGCCGGTTCCGCTACGACGCGCGCGGCGCGCTCACGCTCGAGCACCGGCTGGTGTTCCGGCTGCTGACCGCCGAGGCGGCGCGGAGCTGGTCGCGGGTGGAGCGGTCCTACGCGCCCTGGCAGCAGGCGCGCCCGGAGCTGCGGGCCCGCGTGATCACCGCGCAGGGCGAGGTGCACGAGCTCGACCCGTCCACGCTCACCGAGCAAGGCGTCGCCGACCGCGCCGATCTCATGTACTCCGACCGGCGCGCGGTGGCCGGGCCGCTGCCGGCGGTGCGGGCCGGCTCGCTGGTCGAGGAGCTGATCGTGGTCCGCGACACCGCGCCCGCGTTCGACGGCGGCACGAGCACGCGCTTCTTCCTGGCGCAGGCGCTGCCGGCGCGGCGGATCCGCGTGGAGGTGGCCGCGCCCGCCGGGCTCCCGCTGCGCTGGGTGGTGCGCGGGATCGACGCCGCGCCCAAGGAGACGAAGGACCGCGGCGAGCGCCGCCTGGTGATCGACCGCCGCGACGTGCCGGGCTGGACCGCGGTCGAGCCGGGCGCGCCGCGCGACACGCCGCCCGCGCCCTACCTGGCGTTCGGCTGGGGCCGGTCCTGGGCCGACGTGTCGGCGCGCTACGCGGCCACCTGGGAGCGCCAGCTCGCGGGCAGCGACCTCGCCGCGGCCGCGCGCGAGGCGCTCGGCGAGGGCAAGGCGCCGGATCGCGCCGAGGCGGTGCGCCGCGTGGTGGCCTGGGTCCACCGCAGCGTGCGCTACACCGGGCTCGAGCTGGGCGAGGCGGCGCTGGTGCCGGCCACGCCCACCGAGGTGCTGAAGCGGCGCTACGGCGACTGCAAGGACCTGTCGCTCCTGGTCGCGGGCCTGCTGCGGGCCGCCGGCCACGACGCGCGCCTGGCGCTGGTGCGCACCGACTGGCACGAGGTGAACCCCGAGCTGCCCGGCATCTCGCAGTTCGACCACGTGGTGGTGCGGGTCGAGGGCTCGCCGGCCATCTGGGTGGACGCGACCGACCCGTACACGCCGCCCGGCGTGCTGCCGCCCGCGGTGGAGGGGCGGCTGGCGCTGGTGACGCCCGGCGGGCGCGAGCTGGTCCGGACGCCGGAGCGCGCCGCGGCCGACAACCGGGTGCGCATCGTGCGCGAGCTGTTCATGGCGGAGAGCGGGCGCGGCCGGATCCGCGAGACGCGCGAGCTGGTGGGCGCGCTCGCCGCCAGCGAGCGCGCGTTCCGGGAGCGGATCCCGCCGGAGCGGCGCGACGAGGTGGCCGAGCACTACGCGAAGGAGGTGCTCCGCGCCGCCGAGGTCCTCTCCGCCACCACCGAGGGCCTCGACGATCCGTCGGCCCCGCTGCGCCTGGTGGTGGACGCGAAGGAGACCGACGCGGTGCGCACCGCCGACGACGAGGCCGCGCTGCCCGTCACGCCCGACCAGGTGTTCGACGCGCTGCCGGGCTTCCTCACCGGCGATCCCGAGGGCCACGCCGCGGCGCCGGCGAAGCGCACCGCCGACCTGCTCCTGGTGGTGCCCTACCAGTGGGAGGTGACCTACCGGATCCACGCGCCGGACGGCTTCCAGCCCCGCCCCCTGCCGGCGAGCACCACCGAGCGCTTCGGCCCGGCCACCTACTCGCAGGCGTACGCGCTCGAGCCGGACGGCACCGTGACGGCCACCTTCCGGCTCGACACCGGCGGCCGCCGCCTCTCCGCGGCGGACGCGGCCCGGCTCGGCAAGCGCGCCCGCGAGGTGGTGCGCGGCGGCTCGCCGGTGGTCGCGCTCGACCGCACCGCCGCCGCCCTCCTCGCGGCGGGCAAGGTGCCCGAGGCGCTCGCGGAGATGCGGCGCCTCGCGGCGCTCCATCCGAAGGAGGCGCTCCACCACGTCCAGCTCGCCGCCGCGCTGGTCCGGCTCGGGTTCTCCGAGCAGGCCGCCGCCGAGGTCCGCCAGGCCATCGCGCTCGAGCCGGACAGCGCCTGGGCGCACCGCATCCTGGGGTGGATCCTGCAGCACGACGCGGTGGGCCGCTACCAGGGGCCGGGGCACGACCGCGCCGGCGCGCTCGCCGCCTACCGCAAGGCGAAGGACCTCGACCCGGATCACGCCGGCGGTCGGGCCGCGCTCGCCGAGCTGCTCGCGCGCGAGGCGAACGGCGCGCCCGCGGCGACCATCGGGGAGGCCATCGAGGAGTTCGAGGCCATCCGCTCCGACCTGCACGAGCAGGCCTTCGACGGCCCCTACCTGCGCACGCTGTTCGACGCCGGCCGCGACGCGGACGCCGAGAAGCTCGCGCGCGACGTTCCGCGGGGGCGCGAGCGCGACGCGCTGCTCCTCGCCGCGGTGGCCATGCAGCGCGGCGCGCCCGCCGCCGAGGACGAGGCGCGCGGCATGGGCGAGGGGCGCCGCGACGCGCTCCGCGACGCCGCCCGCCTGATGGTGGGGCGCCGCAGCTACGCGGCCGCCGCGGCGCTCGCGGGCGCGGCGGCGCAGGGGGCGCCGAACGCGGCCGAGATCCGGCAGCAGGCCGACCTGTTCCTGGGGCTGAAGCCCTGGGAGTCGCTCGCGCCGCAGGGCAGCGAGGCGGCCCGGCTGGTGAAGCGCCTGTTCGTGGTGGCCCTCCGCTCCCCGGAGCCGGGCAAGGAGCTGCCGGGCATGGTGGCCCGCGCGCGCCTCGGGCCGGAGCTGGCGCGGATCGCCGACCAGGGGCTGGGCGGGCCGGTGGCCGGCGCGCGCCGCTCGCTGCACGAGCAGGGCATCCCGCCGGACGTGCTGCTCGACCTGGTGCTCTCGCGGGTGGAGATGCTCGAGGACGGCGATCCCCGCGCGGCGGTCCGCGTCCGGGTCCAGTTCCCGTTCACGCCGGGTGACGGACGGTCGGCCGTGTTCGTGGTGCGGGACGGCAAGGAGCCGAAGGTGCTCGCCACCGACACCGCCTGGCCCATCCTCGGCGCGGAGGCGCTCCGGCTGGCCGGCGCGGGAGACCTCGCCGGCGCGCGCCGCTGGCTGGACTGGGCGCGCGAGACGCTCCCCGGCGCGGAGTCGGATCCGTCCACCCCGGCCGGCGTGCTGGCGCGGCTGTGGCGCCCGGGCGCGGAGGCCGGCGCGCCCGAGGTGCGCCGCGCCGCCGCCGCGGTGCTGGCCTGGGCCGACGAGGCCGGGCGGACGCTGCCCACGCTCTCCGAGGCGCGCGCGCAGGCGGCCGATCCCGCCGAGCGCCGGGCGCTCGGGTTCGCGCTGGCGCAGGCGTACCGCGCCGCCGGCAAGCGCGAGGACCAGCTCCGCGTCGCGCGCGAGCTGCTCCAGGACGACCCGGCCTCGCGCGAGGCGTTCGCGCTCGGGGCGGTGGCGCTCGCCGACCTGAAGCGCCCCGCCGACCTGGAGGCCCTCGCCGCCGGCGTGCTGCAGCGCCTGCCCGACGATCCCGAGGTGCTGGGGCTGCTCGGGAACCTGCGGCTCGGGGCCGGGAAGGTGGACGAGGCGGCGAAGGCGTTCCGCCGGCTCATCGACGCCGGCAAGGCGAGCCCGCTCGTGCTCAACAACGCCGCGTGGCTGGAGCTGTTCCGCGCCACGCCGGGCAAGGACGCGCTGGACTGGGCGCGCCGCGCGGTCGAGGGCGAGCGCGGCCAGAACCACCCCTCGCTCAACACGCTCGCGGCCATCTACGCCGCGAGCGGCCAGCCGGCGGAGGCCCGCGAGGTGTTCCTGCGGTCGCTCGACGTGAGCGGCGACGCGCTCGAGCCGGCCGACTGGTTCGTGTTCGGCCGGATCGCCGAGGCCTGGGGCGTGCCCGAGGCGGCGCGGGCCGCCTACGCGCGGGTGGCGCCGGATCCGCTGGATCCCACCGCCCCGCACGCGCTCGCGCAGCGCCGGCTGGCGCTGCTCGGCCCGGCCCCCGCCGTCCCGGGCGCCCCGGCGCAGCCGGTGCCGGCGGGCCCCGCGCCGGCGGCCGCGCCGGTCGTGAAGCCCGCCGGGCCCGCGCCCGCGCCCGCGCCGTCGGCCGCGCCGCCACCCGCGCCCGCCACGCCCGACGGCGCGAAGCCGGGGAAGAAGGCGCCGGCGCGGAAGAAGCCGGCGCCGCCCGCCCCGAAGGCGCCGGCGGCGGGCGAGCGGCCCGCCTAG
- a CDS encoding energy-coupling factor ABC transporter ATP-binding protein: MEFEVDVGRMELRGRPVLRELRFSVAAGERVVLLGVNGCGKTTLLKLMDGLAFPQEGAVRWRGRALDAPALAGAAFRRAFRGEVALLFQNVDAMLFNPSVADEIAFGPRQLGVAEPEVEARVARWAGAFELTALLERPPFELSGGEKKRVAMAALMAVGPKVLLLDEPTAGLDPASAGRLVDFLAGLERVTVVTSTHHLTLAEELGTRAVLLGPDRPGVLFDGPTAALLGDERALVESGLAHRHVHAHGVEVHAHFHVHDTE, translated from the coding sequence GTGGAATTCGAGGTGGACGTCGGGCGGATGGAGCTGCGCGGGCGGCCGGTGCTGCGCGAGCTCCGGTTCTCGGTGGCCGCGGGCGAGCGGGTGGTGCTGCTCGGCGTGAACGGCTGCGGCAAGACCACGCTGCTGAAGCTCATGGACGGGCTCGCGTTCCCGCAGGAGGGCGCGGTGCGCTGGCGCGGGCGCGCGCTCGACGCTCCCGCGCTCGCCGGGGCGGCGTTCCGGCGCGCCTTCCGCGGCGAGGTGGCGCTCCTGTTCCAGAACGTGGACGCGATGCTGTTCAACCCGTCGGTCGCCGACGAGATCGCGTTCGGGCCGCGGCAGCTCGGCGTCGCGGAGCCGGAGGTCGAGGCGCGGGTGGCCCGCTGGGCGGGCGCGTTCGAGCTCACCGCGCTGCTGGAGCGGCCGCCGTTCGAGCTGTCCGGCGGCGAGAAGAAGCGGGTGGCGATGGCGGCGCTCATGGCGGTCGGACCGAAGGTGCTGCTGCTCGACGAGCCCACCGCCGGCCTGGATCCCGCGAGCGCGGGGCGGCTGGTGGACTTCCTGGCCGGGCTGGAGCGGGTGACCGTGGTCACCTCCACGCACCACCTGACGCTGGCGGAGGAGCTGGGCACGCGGGCGGTGCTGCTCGGGCCGGATCGCCCCGGCGTCCTGTTCGACGGCCCCACCGCCGCGCTGCTCGGCGACGAGCGGGCCCTGGTGGAGAGCGGGCTCGCGCACCGGCACGTCCACGCGCACGGCGTGGAGGTGCACGCGCACTTCCACGTGCACGACACCGAGTAG
- a CDS encoding YwiC-like family protein: MPSQPIIARQAPEAPAAAPAKRRSMLPHEHGAWGQLAMPLLTALAIARPGAAAWLLTAAVVLAFVAHEPLLIVLGQRGRRAVAEDGARARRWLAALGALTAATGLAGIALAPPAARLALLLPAALAVVVGVLVWRRLEKTVAGEITVAAALASAGYAVALAAGAEHPAALAALLAWILAFGAATLAVQVILVRVRSKGAADPGRRHAVLAGLLAVAAVALSAAGLPGALALATLPTALFSIVVCLVRVSPKRLRELGWALVGSSAVTLVILVVGLR; this comes from the coding sequence GTGCCCAGCCAGCCCATCATCGCCCGACAGGCCCCCGAGGCCCCCGCCGCCGCGCCGGCGAAGCGCCGCTCCATGCTGCCGCACGAGCACGGCGCCTGGGGCCAGCTCGCCATGCCGCTCCTCACCGCGCTCGCCATCGCCCGGCCCGGCGCCGCCGCCTGGCTGCTCACCGCCGCGGTGGTGCTCGCGTTCGTGGCGCACGAGCCGCTGCTGATCGTGCTCGGGCAGCGGGGCCGCCGCGCCGTCGCCGAGGACGGGGCGCGCGCCCGCCGCTGGCTCGCCGCGCTCGGCGCGCTGACCGCCGCCACCGGGCTCGCCGGCATCGCGCTCGCGCCGCCCGCCGCGCGGCTCGCGCTGCTGCTCCCGGCGGCGCTCGCGGTGGTGGTGGGCGTGCTGGTCTGGCGCCGGCTCGAGAAGACGGTCGCCGGCGAGATCACGGTGGCCGCCGCGCTCGCCTCCGCCGGCTACGCGGTGGCGCTCGCCGCCGGCGCCGAGCACCCCGCCGCGCTCGCCGCGCTGCTCGCCTGGATCCTCGCGTTCGGGGCCGCCACGCTCGCGGTGCAGGTGATCCTGGTGCGCGTCCGGTCGAAGGGCGCGGCCGACCCGGGCCGCCGCCACGCGGTGCTGGCGGGCCTGCTCGCGGTCGCGGCCGTGGCGCTCAGCGCGGCGGGCCTGCCCGGCGCGCTCGCGCTCGCCACGCTCCCCACCGCGCTCTTCTCCATCGTGGTGTGCCTGGTGCGCGTCTCGCCGAAGCGGCTGCGCGAGCTGGGCTGGGCGCTGGTGGGCTCGTCGGCGGTGACGCTCGTCATCCTGGTGGTCGGCCTCCGCTGA
- a CDS encoding energy-coupling factor ABC transporter permease, with product MHVPDGFLSPAITLPAYAAAAPLWALAARRHLGRDAADALPVVGALTALAFVVQTLAIPVPGGTSTHLVGVTLLALLYDPLLAFLCQSLVLLLQALFFGAGGVTVLAVNALAMGLLGPLAGWAVHRLLRRRAARAAAFLGAWVSMQVAAAAVALVLGLQHRIAPEYFPVPFAVSGAALLAPSLAVTGPVEGLYTLLALALLRRADLRGAA from the coding sequence GTGCACGTCCCGGACGGCTTCCTCTCGCCCGCCATCACGCTGCCGGCCTACGCGGCCGCGGCGCCGCTGTGGGCGCTGGCCGCCCGCCGCCACCTCGGGCGCGACGCCGCCGACGCGCTGCCGGTGGTGGGCGCGCTGACCGCGCTCGCGTTCGTGGTGCAGACCCTCGCCATCCCGGTGCCGGGCGGCACCTCCACGCACCTCGTGGGCGTGACGCTGCTCGCGCTCCTCTACGACCCGCTGCTCGCGTTCCTGTGCCAGTCGCTGGTGCTCTTGCTGCAGGCGCTGTTCTTCGGGGCGGGCGGCGTCACGGTGCTGGCGGTGAACGCGCTCGCCATGGGCCTGCTCGGCCCGCTCGCCGGCTGGGCCGTGCACCGGCTGCTGCGGCGCCGGGCCGCACGCGCCGCGGCGTTCCTCGGCGCGTGGGTCTCGATGCAGGTGGCGGCCGCGGCGGTCGCGCTCGTGCTCGGGCTCCAGCACCGGATCGCGCCGGAGTACTTCCCGGTGCCGTTCGCGGTGTCCGGGGCGGCGCTGCTCGCGCCCAGCCTGGCGGTGACCGGGCCGGTGGAGGGGCTGTACACGCTGCTCGCGCTGGCGCTCCTCCGGAGGGCGGATCTCCGTGGCGCCGCCTGA
- a CDS encoding thermonuclease family protein: protein MIRSRPPLLALCCLALALAAPSEARARRGRSARAAEGRVVLDGEAAAVRWTDGDTFRLLTGPRAGQRARLAGVNTLETYGPVHRWGGWRPEALLAVARAAGPRAAAGTWDCRSVRGRGGRDRYGRLLVDCPGLSRALVREGLATVFAMDGPADPALLAAQQEAQRAGAGMWAEGVPDVIVSSAHSAGEAGLGRRGAYDRLVDVRTGAATARPHARTYRACEEVCAGEGGGRSCLVYVPYERRFRDRPRCLGGR, encoded by the coding sequence GTGATCCGGTCCCGACCGCCGCTCCTCGCGCTCTGCTGCCTCGCCCTGGCGCTCGCCGCCCCGTCGGAGGCCCGCGCCCGCCGCGGCCGCTCCGCGCGCGCGGCCGAGGGGCGGGTGGTGCTCGACGGCGAGGCGGCCGCGGTGCGCTGGACCGACGGCGACACCTTCCGGCTCCTCACCGGCCCGCGGGCGGGCCAGCGCGCGCGGCTCGCCGGCGTGAACACGCTCGAGACCTACGGCCCCGTCCACCGCTGGGGCGGCTGGCGGCCCGAGGCGCTGCTCGCCGTGGCGCGCGCCGCCGGGCCGCGCGCGGCCGCCGGGACCTGGGACTGCCGCAGCGTGCGCGGGCGCGGCGGGCGCGATCGCTACGGGCGGCTGCTGGTGGACTGCCCCGGGCTGTCGCGCGCGCTGGTGCGCGAGGGGCTCGCGACGGTGTTCGCGATGGACGGGCCCGCCGATCCCGCGCTGCTCGCTGCGCAGCAGGAGGCGCAGCGCGCCGGCGCCGGCATGTGGGCGGAGGGCGTGCCGGACGTGATCGTCTCGAGCGCGCACTCGGCCGGCGAGGCCGGGCTGGGGCGGCGCGGCGCGTACGACCGGCTCGTCGACGTGCGCACCGGCGCCGCCACGGCGCGGCCGCACGCGCGGACGTACCGCGCCTGCGAGGAGGTGTGCGCGGGGGAGGGCGGCGGGCGTTCGTGCCTGGTCTACGTCCCGTACGAGCGCCGCTTCCGCGATCGCCCGCGCTGCCTGGGCGGCCGGTAG
- a CDS encoding DUF3943 domain-containing protein produces MPARRVLIAAACLALSWPQPHDAADPRSPPPAAEDEVAAASAPAAPLRAVAPDAPAATAATLPASVLPPPALSPRPSPHPLPPGANVFLPAAESAAVTLAMMGWNRWVGEAPWADITGDSIGRNLRSAWVLDDDQFWINQFGHPYQGMWSMTAARSAGLGFWGSTPYTIASSLVWEIAGETEPPSINDQITTPIGGIVLGEVLFRLAGILRGDGRNPWRELGAGLLAPMDALNHGLLHDGHDELDEPRAWTLSAGPVAARLAWDAAGPPPGWETSPEVAFRMVHGLAWHPAFRFERPFDHFELEAAYAGRSNPDATLILRGLLAGATYGDPAGWRGVYGLYGSFDLDTPGVFRVSTSALGLGTSGGRLLAHDVRVEGTAIVSGILIGGGGQVARDAEGKGRDYRLGPGGQSVLELQLTAAERATVRLGLRHYLLFGAGTIGGDELIGAGDAAVVVRIAGEHGVGIEGTLHTRTLWPETGGREAFTGRSVRVFWEMNGFHAPPEPLDPALLTQ; encoded by the coding sequence GTGCCCGCACGCCGTGTCCTGATCGCCGCCGCCTGCCTGGCGCTCTCCTGGCCGCAGCCCCACGACGCCGCGGACCCGCGGTCGCCTCCACCCGCCGCCGAGGACGAGGTCGCCGCCGCGTCGGCGCCGGCCGCGCCGCTGCGCGCGGTGGCGCCGGACGCGCCCGCCGCCACGGCGGCGACGCTGCCGGCCTCGGTGCTGCCGCCGCCCGCGCTCTCGCCGCGCCCCTCGCCGCACCCGCTCCCGCCCGGCGCGAACGTGTTCCTCCCGGCGGCGGAGTCGGCCGCGGTCACGCTGGCGATGATGGGCTGGAACCGCTGGGTGGGCGAGGCGCCCTGGGCCGACATCACCGGCGACTCGATCGGCCGCAACCTCCGCAGCGCCTGGGTGCTCGACGACGACCAGTTCTGGATCAACCAGTTCGGCCATCCGTACCAGGGCATGTGGTCGATGACCGCGGCGCGCAGCGCCGGCCTCGGCTTCTGGGGCTCGACGCCGTACACCATCGCCTCCAGCCTGGTCTGGGAGATCGCCGGCGAGACCGAGCCGCCCTCCATCAACGACCAGATCACGACGCCCATCGGCGGCATCGTGCTCGGCGAGGTGCTGTTCCGCCTCGCGGGCATCCTGCGCGGCGACGGCAGGAACCCCTGGCGCGAGCTCGGGGCCGGCCTGCTCGCGCCCATGGACGCGCTCAACCACGGGCTGCTCCACGACGGCCACGACGAGCTGGACGAGCCGCGCGCGTGGACGCTCTCGGCCGGCCCGGTGGCCGCGCGGCTGGCGTGGGACGCGGCGGGGCCGCCGCCGGGCTGGGAGACCTCGCCCGAGGTGGCGTTCCGGATGGTGCACGGGCTCGCGTGGCATCCGGCCTTCCGCTTCGAGCGGCCGTTCGACCACTTCGAGCTGGAGGCGGCGTACGCGGGCCGCTCCAACCCCGACGCGACCCTCATCCTGCGCGGCCTGCTGGCGGGCGCGACCTACGGCGACCCGGCCGGCTGGCGCGGCGTCTACGGGCTGTACGGGAGCTTCGACCTGGACACGCCGGGCGTGTTCCGCGTCTCCACCAGCGCGCTCGGCCTCGGCACCTCGGGCGGCCGCCTCCTCGCGCACGACGTGCGGGTCGAGGGCACCGCGATCGTGTCCGGGATCCTCATCGGCGGCGGCGGGCAGGTGGCGCGCGACGCCGAGGGCAAGGGGCGGGACTACCGGCTCGGCCCGGGAGGCCAGTCGGTGCTGGAGCTGCAGCTCACCGCCGCGGAGCGCGCCACGGTGCGGCTGGGCCTGCGCCACTACCTGCTCTTCGGCGCCGGGACCATCGGCGGCGACGAGCTGATCGGCGCGGGCGACGCGGCGGTGGTGGTGCGGATCGCCGGCGAGCACGGGGTCGGCATCGAGGGCACGCTCCACACCCGCACCCTCTGGCCCGAGACGGGGGGCCGCGAGGCGTTCACCGGGCGCAGCGTGCGCGTCTTCTGGGAGATGAACGGCTTCCACGCGCCGCCCGAGCCGCTCGACCCGGCGCTGCTGACCCAGTGA
- a CDS encoding MgtC/SapB family protein — MPPAIVDAEDLRILAHLCVALVVGGAIGIERSYHGRPAGFRTHALVCLASSLLMLLTLYQQRWFPSAESVRLDPTRMAQGIMTGIGFLGAGVIFKEGITVRGLTTAASIWITSAIGVMVGSGMYFPALAATVLTLGVLSGFRLIEARLPAHQYAAHRLRFHRDEALGEEAVRELLARHGCKVSSMSWRLTDEGRCVEYRMTVRTSDARNFSRLAATLQGLAVVREFVLSPAGD; from the coding sequence GTGCCGCCCGCGATCGTCGACGCCGAGGACCTCCGCATCCTGGCGCACCTGTGCGTCGCGCTGGTGGTGGGCGGCGCGATCGGCATCGAGCGCTCGTACCACGGCCGCCCGGCGGGCTTCCGGACGCACGCGCTCGTGTGCCTGGCCTCCAGCCTCCTCATGCTGCTGACGCTGTACCAGCAGCGGTGGTTCCCCTCCGCGGAGTCGGTGCGGCTCGACCCGACGCGCATGGCGCAGGGGATCATGACCGGCATCGGCTTCCTCGGCGCCGGCGTGATCTTCAAGGAGGGGATCACCGTCCGCGGCCTCACCACCGCCGCGTCCATCTGGATCACCTCCGCGATCGGCGTGATGGTGGGCAGCGGCATGTACTTCCCGGCGCTCGCCGCGACCGTGCTGACGCTGGGCGTGCTCTCGGGGTTCCGGCTGATCGAGGCGCGGCTGCCGGCGCACCAGTACGCCGCGCACCGCCTGCGCTTCCACCGCGACGAGGCGCTCGGCGAGGAGGCGGTGCGCGAGCTCCTCGCCCGCCACGGCTGCAAGGTGAGCTCGATGTCCTGGCGGCTCACCGACGAGGGGCGCTGCGTGGAGTACCGGATGACCGTCCGCACCTCCGACGCGCGCAACTTCTCCAGGCTGGCCGCGACGCTGCAGGGGCTCGCGGTGGTCCGCGAGTTCGTGCTCTCGCCCGCCGGCGACTGA
- a CDS encoding TMEM165/GDT1 family protein — MESILGSFLLVAASEMGDKTQLLAFSLATRFRKPWPIMAGILVATLANHGLASSLGAWISANVPARMLAGVLALTFLLFGLWTLRPDSLEASKGPERFGAFLTTTVLFFLAEMGDKTQLATVALAARYGDVIRVTMGTTLGMLAADGLAVFLGEKLAARVSSARIRWAAAGLFFLFGLISAWAAIAG, encoded by the coding sequence ATGGAATCCATCCTCGGATCGTTCCTGCTCGTCGCCGCGAGCGAGATGGGCGACAAGACCCAGCTCCTCGCGTTCTCGCTCGCCACCCGCTTCCGGAAGCCCTGGCCCATCATGGCGGGCATCCTGGTGGCGACGCTCGCCAACCACGGCTTGGCCTCGTCGCTCGGCGCCTGGATCTCGGCGAACGTGCCCGCGCGCATGCTGGCCGGCGTGCTCGCGCTCACGTTCCTGCTGTTCGGCCTGTGGACGCTGCGCCCGGACTCGCTCGAGGCGTCGAAGGGGCCGGAGCGCTTCGGCGCGTTCCTCACCACCACCGTCCTGTTCTTCCTCGCCGAGATGGGGGACAAGACGCAGCTCGCCACCGTGGCGCTCGCCGCCCGCTACGGCGACGTGATCCGGGTCACCATGGGCACGACGCTCGGCATGCTCGCGGCGGACGGGCTGGCGGTGTTCCTGGGCGAGAAGCTCGCGGCGCGCGTGTCCTCGGCGCGCATCCGCTGGGCGGCGGCCGGCCTGTTCTTCCTGTTCGGCCTCATCTCGGCCTGGGCGGCGATCGCCGGCTGA
- a CDS encoding bacteriohemerythrin, whose protein sequence is MIEAHAWNEKLDLGHEAMDHEHHLQIALVTALTEAIEQARPWMARQLSAQLLSYSGIHFGSEEMLMQASAFVGLPDHASEHRTLLEAMREIQGALERGEDDLALAFAVELRAGLAGHMAGSDRRLADHVRPVQPAGAVVIPIR, encoded by the coding sequence ATGATCGAAGCGCACGCCTGGAACGAGAAGCTCGACCTCGGCCACGAGGCCATGGATCACGAGCACCACCTGCAGATCGCGCTCGTCACCGCGCTGACCGAGGCCATCGAGCAGGCGCGTCCCTGGATGGCCCGGCAGCTCTCGGCCCAGCTCCTCTCGTACAGCGGCATCCACTTCGGCAGCGAGGAGATGCTCATGCAGGCGAGCGCGTTCGTCGGGCTCCCCGACCACGCGTCGGAGCACCGCACCCTCCTCGAGGCGATGCGCGAGATCCAGGGGGCGCTGGAGCGCGGTGAGGACGACCTCGCGCTCGCGTTCGCGGTGGAGCTCCGCGCCGGCCTGGCCGGCCACATGGCGGGCTCCGACCGCCGCCTCGCCGATCACGTCCGCCCCGTGCAGCCGGCAGGCGCCGTGGTGATCCCCATCCGCTGA